The genomic window gaaggccgaacttcggtaaaacataTCGTGTGTCTCGATCTCTTTCTTTATATTTGTCATTCGTGATCTTGTGTGTTGCTTGAGATTGTATACAGGTTATCTAAAGGTATCAGCAACTAAGTGAAAAGAAGAGATCGAAAGGGAATAAGAGGGGAGCTAACTTGCACAGCCCGTGTATATCGGACGCGTTCGAAATTGATACCAGACACTCCGATATTTCCTACCTATGCTGAAattattcattctctgttctaactctGTGGTTGCAGGGTTGTATCTCGTATACATATTCAATATACTTTGTTTACCCTGTTGGCTTACTCGTGAGGGGTTTATTTATCTGATTAGGAAGTGGGAAACTCCAACTCTAATCGTTTCCGTATTTTGAAGGGTTAAATTTTTAGAAacgtctattcaccccccctctaggcgacattcTCGGTCCTTTCACCCACgtccaggcaaacaaacatgGCAACCAGCACCGCCGGTCGtcccgaggaagaagatgacggtGACGGGACCCACACCCTTGCATCGGCGAGACGAAGGAGGAGCGGCAGACATGAGCCGCGCTAGGCCCGCCTATGACCCCACCGCCACCATACACcgccggaggaggaagaaggatgcAAGTGAACCGAGAAGAGTGGAGAGCGAGAGGGATTAGAGAGCGGAGTGGAGGAGGGGGACTAAGGAGAGTGGCGCCTCGGCTTGTAAGGGAGGACGAAACCCTAGCGACGTGGAAGGAGGGAAATATTTGTCGTCGCGCGCGAGACGAAGGGAGTAGCCCGCCAACCACCAAAATGAGCCCCGCGAATGGCCGATTTCGACCGTGCCCACGAGAAACGGAGGGGAGGGGCGTTCTCTGGGAGCGAGGCTCGCAGCTGCTTTAAGCAGCGTACGGCCTAGGCCCAGACGCCCTCTAGACAAACAAACACGGCGCGGTGCACCGCATGAGCCATGCCCTGGCCCCGGCAAACAAATACGTCCAACAAGACTGTTTCTGACAGCCTGACTCAAGCTTACAGGTTGAGCTTTAGTTTTTAAAAAAGTTAATGTGAGCCGTGGCTTTTGAAAAAACTAACCGTTTCCAACATGACATATGCGACCCCACCTGTCAATCACTAATTTTTTTTCCTGTGCGTCGGTGCGTCTTCTTCCTTTTCGGTTCGTCCGTCCGCGATGGGGACTGCCGCTCGCGCGAGGCCGAGGCAGGGGCCGCGCCCGCTCGGTCGGGTGAGGCAGGGCCGGAGCAGGTGACCGCACAGGCCACCGGGGTAGGGCTGTCCGCCGCCGAAGCCGCGTAGGCGCGCCGGGGCAGGGCTGCACGCCGCCGGATCCGCACCTCGCCGCGGCGAATCCGGAGCCGAGCTCGCTGGCCGGCGTGGAGGTTGCCGCCGGAAACCGACCTCTCCTTTCCTGGTGACGCCGCGGGCCTGTGGAGGTGGGGCGGGCAGCCGACGACCTGGTGTCACGACGGGCCGGCGGACCCGTGAAGATGGGGGCGGCGCCGGCGGGCTGGCGACCGACCTCAAGGCGGCGCCGGCTGCCGGCCTCGGCGAAATCCCAGGCGCGCGAGCGAGGAAGAAGAGATGCGGACGGGAACAGTAGCGTACGgggaaaagaaatagaaaaacgaAGCGGTATCCTCCGTACAAGTCCTCTCGTGTCCTCGACTAATCTCGCTGTCGCGACGCCGCGAGCAGAACAGGAACTGCCGCGCTCACGCCTGTTCGCTCGCTTGTAAAAGATATGGATTATAAGttacaacaatatttttctctcacaccaaatcattcaataataaataatccatgatcgtttacgaTGAAACGAACAAGCTGGCAAGGAAATAACACATACATTAACAAAACACACTGATCTCAGTTTGGCTCATTGCAAAAGCAAGAACATGCTCTAGGCGAGAATATACTTACAAATGGCCACATTTCACCAGTAGCTTTGCAAACACAAAAAATGTCTAACAAAATCAAGGAGGGTGACAAAAAGAATCTTTGCTGCACAAGGGGAAAAAGGTTAATACACCACCCTAGCGGTGTGCCAGCTAAAACTTCCAGCCACATTTTGGCATTGTACAACTACACGGGAGATAGATTCCTACAACAACCGAAGCCATCATCAACTTGTGAACAAAAACAAGAGTGCCGATATCCTCTTTGCCATTTGCCACCTTCATCCTTTTACGGTCAGTGTGGTTTATATCAGACAGCCATGAGCAGAACCAGTGCAGTTCCAGCAATCAGACATAAGAAGTCATGCGCACCTGCATCATGTTCGAGTGCGGGATGCTCATCAACATGATCGCCCGGCGGCAGTTGTTCCTCAGGAACGCGAAGAAATAGTTTATCATCAGCTTCTTGAAGAACCACGAGTCCTTCCTAGCCTTGATGATGGGGTTGTCGATGAGGTAGACGGCCCCAGACCGCTTGGACTGCTTGATGAACGCCAGCTCCAGTTCAAGATTCTGGGCATAATCCAGTACAGGATCGTGCTGAGGCGTGGAGCAGCTGGCTTCAGGAATGAGCTCTGTTGAAGGCGCATAGTCCGCCAGGAGAGGGACGTCGAGCGAGTAGAGGCTGCCGTTTGGTGCTTGGATGATCTTCACAGGGGTTGGAGGCTCTTCGTCCGAGTCGACGTCGTCTTCGCTTTGTAGGGATAGCTCTACTGCCTCTCGTTGTAGGAATTTCTCGAGGCCTTCAATCAGAAGACGCTCAAATACGCTATGGTGCTCCTGCTTCTTGTCTTTGTACCCGTATCTGTGCTAAAAACAAGCTAATGTTAGGGGAGGTTTTGCTGTTGATTCCATATGCTGAAGCTTAAAAATCCCTACAGCAGTTCATAACTGGATGACAAATCATGAATGTATCTACATTTCATATGCAATTAACTACAATCGATCATGATGTTCTTTTTGTAAGTGTAAGTTTCACATGGAACAAAACTTATCTACATGTAAGATCAAGCTTTTACCTCGCTATACAGCGGAACATGTGATAGCCCCTTGAGCATACACGTTGGAAAAGAAACCTTTCACTTTGGGGAACCACAGGAACTGGCACATTCCTGATACACACAAATACAATTATCGAGTGTATCGCAGGGAGTGAGGTCAGAAAATGACCAAAAATTGCAGGAACTCCTTTCACAATATCACTGTAGACTAAGCCTAGTCCAGGAGCTCTGATGGTACCAAGGTTGGGCCCCAACTTCCTCATCAAATCCTTTGAAAGCTTCTGCTTGACTTCACTGTCATACTTTAGTTTGCTCCCGTAGTTCCATATAAACATAATCATGAGTAGAACAGATGCAAAAATCAACAACGCCCAGCCCCCATCTCCGACACTACTCAGAGCTGATGAGAAGAAAATCAGCTCCAAGAATAGGAATGTGATAACAAATGACAGAACCTTCGTAATATTGAACTCCCATATTAGAAGCATTATTATTGTAACATAAACCGTGGCCATTATCATCACCCCAAGCTCAGCGATAGCTGTTCAAGATGGAACTTTGTTAGAGCAGCAGAAACTAACAGATTGAACAAATAGAGAACATACTGGCATCAAAAGCATATCAATACATCATTTACCATATGCGTTGCCAACATCATATATGTTTCTGAACAGAATGATAAAGCCCAAGCAGGAAACCATTAGAAACCAGTTTACAACGGGAATGTATATCTTAGCCATAAATTTCCGAGATGTATGAACAATTTTGAGCCGGGGAAAACAACCAAGTGCTATAGACTGCTTTAGGCACTGGAATATAGCAACCGTCATTGTCCTACTGGCAATTAGTGCAGCCAGATTCGCCACTAAGAAAACAGGCCAGAAAACTCCACCTGCAAAGAGAAGCCAGCATAAAATAAGTGGAAGTAGCTAGTCCCCCGGATAGGTTAAAAAAAAGCAAGCAGAAAACACAACTGATTTAAGCAGCAACTGTTTACGTATTGAAGAAGCGTTATTGGAAAATATCCATGAGAAAATGGCAGATAAGCTAAATGTTCAGCACCATCCAACTTACTTGGAATAGATGAAAAGAAGACCTGCTCAGA from Miscanthus floridulus cultivar M001 chromosome 11, ASM1932011v1, whole genome shotgun sequence includes these protein-coding regions:
- the LOC136493699 gene encoding probable potassium transporter 15 isoform X1, with the protein product MASSAESSAAGGMRKAPSLEWRWVSTEEEDDEDRAGAGAGTPAAVGAVGRGGSFESEDDEDDDEEEEEKEKGRKRLIRTVPSVDWFDVEGNEVSVAQQLDDSEEFDFGRTMFLALQTLAVVFGDIGIGPLYTFDVMFNKYPIVGEEDVLGALSLVLYTLILMPLVKYVLVVLWANDDGEGGIFALYSLICRNAKVSLIPNQVQSEKRMSSFRLKLPTPELERSIKVKEKLESSLLLKKLLLGLVLFGTSMFISNGVITPAMSVLSAVSGLKVGLPNTSQDVVVMISVALLIVLFSVQRYATSKVGFAIGPSLLLWFCCLGGIGIYNLSLYGPTAFKAFNPLYIIYYFGRNPFQAWLSLGGCLLCATGSEAIFSNLCYFPVRYVQYMFVLLVLPCLVLAYLGQAAFLIANQKSSEQVFFSSIPSGVFWPVFLVANLAALIASRTMTVAIFQCLKQSIALGCFPRLKIVHTSRKFMAKIYIPVVNWFLMVSCLGFIILFRNIYDVGNAYAIAELGVMIMATVYVTIIMLLIWEFNITKVLSFVITFLFLELIFFSSALSSVGDGGWALLIFASVLLMIMFIWNYGSKLKYDSEVKQKLSKDLMRKLGPNLGTIRAPGLGLVYSDIVKGVPAIFGHFLTSLPAIHSIIVFVCIRNVPVPVVPQSERFLFQRVCSRGYHMFRCIARYGYKDKKQEHHSVFERLLIEGLEKFLQREAVELSLQSEDDVDSDEEPPTPVKIIQAPNGSLYSLDVPLLADYAPSTELIPEASCSTPQHDPVLDYAQNLELELAFIKQSKRSGAVYLIDNPIIKARKDSWFFKKLMINYFFAFLRNNCRRAIMLMSIPHSNMMQVRMTSYV
- the LOC136493699 gene encoding probable potassium transporter 15 isoform X2 translates to MASSAESSAAGGMRKAPSLEWRWVSTEEEDDEDRAGAGAGTPAAVGAVGRGGSFESEDDEDDDEEEEEKEKGRKRLIRTVPSVDWFDVEGNEVSVAQQLDDSEEFDFGRTMFLALQTLAVVFGDIGIGPLYTFDVMFNKYPIVGEEDVLGALSLVLYTLILMPLVKYVLVVLWANDDGEGGIFALYSLICRNAKVSLIPNQVQSEKRMSSFRLKLPTPELERSIKVKEKLESSLLLKKLLLGLVLFGTSMFISNGVITPAMSVLSAVSGLKVGLPNTSQDVVVMISVALLIVLFSVQRLGCPSVVVFYVQQYMFVLLVLPCLVLAYLGQAAFLIANQKSSEQVFFSSIPSGVFWPVFLVANLAALIASRTMTVAIFQCLKQSIALGCFPRLKIVHTSRKFMAKIYIPVVNWFLMVSCLGFIILFRNIYDVGNAYAIAELGVMIMATVYVTIIMLLIWEFNITKVLSFVITFLFLELIFFSSALSSVGDGGWALLIFASVLLMIMFIWNYGSKLKYDSEVKQKLSKDLMRKLGPNLGTIRAPGLGLVYSDIVKGVPAIFGHFLTSLPAIHSIIVFVCIRNVPVPVVPQSERFLFQRVCSRGYHMFRCIARYGYKDKKQEHHSVFERLLIEGLEKFLQREAVELSLQSEDDVDSDEEPPTPVKIIQAPNGSLYSLDVPLLADYAPSTELIPEASCSTPQHDPVLDYAQNLELELAFIKQSKRSGAVYLIDNPIIKARKDSWFFKKLMINYFFAFLRNNCRRAIMLMSIPHSNMMQVRMTSYV